From Nitrospirota bacterium, the proteins below share one genomic window:
- a CDS encoding DNA methyltransferase: MRTAVSTIIEHRTDNSTIERDRLEAKYSRYFENRLDYRQLVTYVPNKKLPVYNWFKYKEGFSRQLVYSILKEWKISKKDIVFDPFAGCGTTLLACKEFGYKAVGLDILPVAIFVARVKLQDWPNLKVLEKAIQILMKEKFHKPKLSFPEASIIDKAFPKHTQEEILFYKERILQFKKPVQDFLMLGLLSILENVSYTSKDGQFLRIVDKHIPSVKEALGRQLTNMIEDLRIQQSALFKDGNAKVEIIEGDAREPDLPKKYWGKIGAVITSPPYLNRYDYSRTYALELCTLNSSNLSEIRHSLLRSHIESKIHNGKELSISAIDEILKNLNEKDLNNDRIPIMIKGYFEDMNLVIKQLSRYLKPGGIVALVVANARFEGEMVPTDLILSELAELNGLKTERIWITRYKGNSSQQMARYGKLPVRETIVFWRKSL, encoded by the coding sequence ATGAGAACAGCAGTATCAACTATAATTGAACACAGAACTGATAACTCAACAATTGAACGTGACCGCTTAGAAGCAAAATATTCCAGATATTTTGAAAACCGTCTGGATTACAGACAACTTGTAACCTACGTCCCTAATAAGAAACTGCCTGTATATAACTGGTTTAAATACAAGGAAGGATTTTCGAGACAGCTTGTTTATAGCATCTTAAAAGAATGGAAGATAAGCAAGAAAGATATTGTCTTTGACCCTTTTGCAGGCTGTGGAACCACACTTCTTGCTTGCAAGGAATTCGGATACAAGGCAGTTGGACTCGATATTTTACCAGTAGCAATTTTTGTTGCAAGAGTTAAGCTACAGGACTGGCCTAACCTTAAGGTTTTAGAAAAAGCTATTCAAATACTCATGAAAGAGAAATTTCATAAGCCTAAACTTTCTTTCCCTGAAGCTTCTATTATTGATAAGGCATTTCCGAAACATACACAAGAAGAAATTCTCTTTTATAAGGAACGTATTCTTCAATTTAAAAAGCCAGTTCAGGACTTTTTAATGCTCGGCCTCCTCAGTATTCTTGAAAATGTAAGCTATACGTCTAAAGACGGTCAGTTTCTTAGAATAGTTGATAAGCACATCCCTTCTGTGAAAGAAGCTCTCGGAAGACAACTTACAAATATGATTGAAGACCTACGCATACAACAGAGTGCACTCTTTAAAGATGGAAATGCAAAGGTTGAAATTATAGAAGGAGATGCAAGGGAACCTGATCTTCCAAAAAAATATTGGGGGAAGATAGGAGCAGTTATTACATCTCCACCTTATTTGAATAGATATGACTATTCCAGAACCTATGCGCTTGAACTCTGCACTTTAAATTCGAGTAACCTCAGCGAAATCAGACATAGTTTATTAAGGTCTCATATTGAGTCAAAAATACATAATGGCAAAGAGCTTTCCATTTCAGCTATAGATGAAATATTAAAAAATCTCAATGAAAAAGATTTGAATAATGATAGAATTCCAATAATGATAAAAGGATATTTTGAGGATATGAACCTTGTTATAAAACAACTCTCACGTTATCTCAAACCAGGAGGCATTGTAGCCCTCGTTGTAGCAAATGCACGATTCGAAGGAGAAATGGTTCCTACAGATTTGATTCTATCTGAACTTGCCGAATTGAACGGTCTCAAAACTGAAAGAATATGGATAACACGCTATAAAGGCAATAGTTCACAGCAGATGGCCCGTTACGGGAAGCTTCCTGTGAGAGAAACCATAGTTTTCTGGAGGAAGTCTCTATGA